In Alosa alosa isolate M-15738 ecotype Scorff River chromosome 23, AALO_Geno_1.1, whole genome shotgun sequence, a single window of DNA contains:
- the LOC125288854 gene encoding NGFI-A-binding protein 1-like has protein sequence MSAALLRTLGELQLYRILQRANLLAYYDAFIQQGGDDVQQLCEAGEDEFLEIMALVGMASKPLHVRRLQKALRDWVTNPTLFNQPLASLPVSSIPVYKLPEGGARSPHSPRSPLLGNGNGSSGGSGGRDGHTLRVPKALLGNACLDGSREGTPVPGSPLQTSAGGGGESGRYWLGGGHANDSEPSLSPCEATSPCSPRDALEALDAAAVQSVTECVERIAQELPRSDLTEVREQVRSNKKLAKMIGHIFEMSDDDPRREEEIRKYSAIYGRFDSKRRDGKHLTLHELTVNEAAAQLCMKDCSLLTRRDELFGLARQVSREVTYKYTYRTCKSRCGDEPSPKRIKSEEGYFDLQEALQAIYMRQETLREQLACAKTKGEEVLIRNLQMQLERLLGRQMEILRDAAAQDRLQALDWKIPAVAIKHLAARQHANTVSPDNCREQPGDRPLNLRVSNPGEGDIPLGRQLANELKRHHNHISEETRKQGAENGHQKFSLVEKTVIKSEPEDSR, from the exons ATGTCTGCAGCCCTGCTGAGGACCCTGGGGGAGCTGCAGCTCTACCGCATCCTGCAGCGGGCCAACCTGCTGGCCTACTACGACGCCTTCATCCAGCAGGGCGGCGATGACGTGCAGCAGCTGTGCGAGGCCGGCGAGGACGAGTTCCTGGAGATCATGGCGCTAGTGGGCATGGCCAGCAAGCCCCTGCACGTGCGCCGGCTGCAGAAGGCCCTCCGCGACTGGGTGACCAACCCGACGCTCTTCAACCAGCCGCTGGCCTCCCTGCCCGTGAGCAGCATCCCCGTCTACAAGCTTCCCGAGGGGGGGGCACGCAGCCCACACAGCCCGAGAAGTCCACTCCTGGGCAACGGGAATGGAAGcagtggtggcagtggtggtcgGGATGGCCACACGCTCCGCGTGCCCAAAGCGTTGCTGGGCAATGCCTGTCTGGACGGCAGCAGAGAGGGCACTCCGGTGCCGGGCTCGCCCCTGCAGACTAGCGCCGGTGGCGGCGGCGAGAGTGGACGCTACTGGCTCGGCGGCGGCCACGCCAACGACAGCGAGCCCAGCCTGTCACCGTGCGAGGCCACGTCGCCCTGCTCGCCGCGGGACGCCCTCGAAGCGTTGGATGCGGCCGCGGTGCAGTCGGTGACGGAGTGCGTGGAGAGGATCGCCCAGGAGCTGCCTCGCAGTGACCTCACGGAGGTCAGGGAGCAGGTGAGGAGCAACAAGAAGCTGGCCAAGATGATCGGGCACATCTTCGAAATGAGCGACGACGACCCGCGCCGAGAGGAGGAGATTCGCAAATACAGCGCCATCTACGGGCGCTTCGACTCCAAGAGACGAGACGGAAAACATCTCACTCTGCATGAG CTCACAGTGAACGAGGCCGCGGCACAGTTATGTATGAAGGACTGTTCCCTGCTGACCAGGAGGGACGAGCTGTTTGGTTTGGCACGGCAGGTGTCCCGGGAGGTCACCTACAAATACACCTACAGGACCTGCAA ATCCCGGTGTGGTGATGAACCCTCTCCAAAAAGAATCAAATCTGAG GAGGGGTACTTTGACCTGCAGGAGGCGCTCCAGGCCATCTACATGCGGCAGGAGACTCTGAGGGAGCAGCTGGCCTGTGCCAAGACCAAAGGAGAAGAGGTGCTCATCAGGAACCTACAG atgCAGCTGGAGCGTCTGCTGGGCAGACAGATGGAGATCCTCCGGGATGCGGCGGCCCAAGACCGTCTCCAGGCGCTGGACTGGAAGATTCCAGCCGTAGCTATCAAGCACCTCGCGGCCCGGCAGCATGCCAACACTGTCTCACCCGACAACTGCCGTGAACAACCAG GTGATAGACCCTTGAATCTGCGTGTGTCCAATCCAGGGGAAGGGGACATTCCACTCGGCAGGCAGCTAGCCAATGAGCTGAAGCGACATCATAATCACATCTCCGAGGAGACCAGGAAGCAGGGAGCAG AAAATGGACATCAGAAGTTCAGTCTTGTGGAGAAAACGGTCATAAAGTCAGAGCCAGAGGACTCCAGATAG